Proteins co-encoded in one Juglans regia cultivar Chandler chromosome 16, Walnut 2.0, whole genome shotgun sequence genomic window:
- the LOC109013407 gene encoding uncharacterized protein LOC109013407 isoform X1, giving the protein MPSTDNQGSSSPLVSFGRSIWSMRREQVHSMEPNHEFSAQESELELFQKQVTDRFQELAAVNPDELLSIAWVRKLLDVFVSCQEEFRIILLKNKEWVSKPPLDRLVAEFFERSVKALDICNATRNGIENIRLWQKHLEIVVCALESQQRALGEGQLRRARKALVDMALAMLDEKGSGSTFSYRNRSFGRHNTSKDHHRRRSSGGHSRSLSWSVSRSWSASKQLQSIANNLIPPRGIEIAATSGLAVPVFTMSSVLMFVLWVLVAAIPCQDRGLNTHFSIPRQFSWGNPLQLLHERILEVSKKREHRNSNGLLIEICQAERCARQMTDLVDMVQFPLSEEQKMEVEQGVQELALICKAFKEGLDPLERQVSQVFRSIMNCRTEGLEFCSKSNSLE; this is encoded by the coding sequence ATGCCCTCTACCGATAACCAGGGTTCTTCTTCGCCTTTGGTCTCGTTTGGCCGTTCGATTTGGAGTATGAGGAGAGAACAGGTCCACTCCATGGAACCTAATCATGAGTTCAGTGCCCAGGAATCTGAGCTTGAATTGTTCCAAAAACAGGTTACCGACCGTTTTCAGGAGCTGGCAGCTGTCAATCCTGATGAATTGCTCTCAATTGCGTGGGTACGGAAgcttttggatgtttttgtCAGCTGCCAGGAGGAATTTAGGATTATCTTGCTGAAAAACAAAGAATGGGTCTCTAAACCGCCTTTGGATCGACTGGTTGCTGAATTCTTTGAAAGGAGTGTGAAAGCGCTTGATATTTGCAATGCAACTCGTAATGGGATTGAGAATATTCGTTTGTGGCAGAAGCATTTGGAGATTGTTGTGTGCGCTTTGGAGTCTCAGCAGAGGGCTTTGGGTGAAGGCCAATTGCGACGTGCAAGGAAGGCTTTGGTGGATATGGCACTTGCGATGCTAGATGAGAAAGGCTCAGGGTCAACTTTTTCGTACAGGAATCGGTCATTCGGGCGACATAACACTAGCAAAGATCATCATCGTCGTCGCTCCTCAGGGGGGCATTCTCGGTCTCTTTCATGGAGTGTATCTCGTTCTTGGTCTGCATCTAAGCAACTCCAATCAATTGCGAACAACTTGATCCCCCCTCGTGGGATTGAGATTGCGGCTACAAGTGGGCTTGCGGTCCCCGTTTTTACCATGAGCTCTGTGCTCATGTTTGTTTTATGGGTTCTTGTTGCTGCAATTCCGTGTCAGGACCGAGGTCTGAATACTCATTTCTCAATCCCTCGGCAATTCTCGTGGGGAAATCCACTGCAATTGCTTCATGAGCGCATCCTAGAGGTATCTAAGAAGCGGGAGCACCGGAACTCAAATGGTTTGTTGATTGAGATATGTCAGGCTGAGAGATGTGCACGCCAGATGACTGACTTGGTAGATATGGTTCAGTTTCCATTGTCGGAAGAACAGAAAATGGAAGTTGAGCAGGGGGTACAGGAGTTGGCACTGATTTGTAAAGCTTTTAAGGAGGGATTGGACCCGTTGGAGCGCCAAGTGAGCCAAGTTTTCCGTAGTATCATGAATTGCAGAACTGAGGGACTCGAGTTCTGCTCTAAATCAAACAGTTTGGAGTAA
- the LOC109013407 gene encoding uncharacterized protein LOC109013407 isoform X2: MRREQVHSMEPNHEFSAQESELELFQKQVTDRFQELAAVNPDELLSIAWVRKLLDVFVSCQEEFRIILLKNKEWVSKPPLDRLVAEFFERSVKALDICNATRNGIENIRLWQKHLEIVVCALESQQRALGEGQLRRARKALVDMALAMLDEKGSGSTFSYRNRSFGRHNTSKDHHRRRSSGGHSRSLSWSVSRSWSASKQLQSIANNLIPPRGIEIAATSGLAVPVFTMSSVLMFVLWVLVAAIPCQDRGLNTHFSIPRQFSWGNPLQLLHERILEVSKKREHRNSNGLLIEICQAERCARQMTDLVDMVQFPLSEEQKMEVEQGVQELALICKAFKEGLDPLERQVSQVFRSIMNCRTEGLEFCSKSNSLE, translated from the coding sequence ATGAGGAGAGAACAGGTCCACTCCATGGAACCTAATCATGAGTTCAGTGCCCAGGAATCTGAGCTTGAATTGTTCCAAAAACAGGTTACCGACCGTTTTCAGGAGCTGGCAGCTGTCAATCCTGATGAATTGCTCTCAATTGCGTGGGTACGGAAgcttttggatgtttttgtCAGCTGCCAGGAGGAATTTAGGATTATCTTGCTGAAAAACAAAGAATGGGTCTCTAAACCGCCTTTGGATCGACTGGTTGCTGAATTCTTTGAAAGGAGTGTGAAAGCGCTTGATATTTGCAATGCAACTCGTAATGGGATTGAGAATATTCGTTTGTGGCAGAAGCATTTGGAGATTGTTGTGTGCGCTTTGGAGTCTCAGCAGAGGGCTTTGGGTGAAGGCCAATTGCGACGTGCAAGGAAGGCTTTGGTGGATATGGCACTTGCGATGCTAGATGAGAAAGGCTCAGGGTCAACTTTTTCGTACAGGAATCGGTCATTCGGGCGACATAACACTAGCAAAGATCATCATCGTCGTCGCTCCTCAGGGGGGCATTCTCGGTCTCTTTCATGGAGTGTATCTCGTTCTTGGTCTGCATCTAAGCAACTCCAATCAATTGCGAACAACTTGATCCCCCCTCGTGGGATTGAGATTGCGGCTACAAGTGGGCTTGCGGTCCCCGTTTTTACCATGAGCTCTGTGCTCATGTTTGTTTTATGGGTTCTTGTTGCTGCAATTCCGTGTCAGGACCGAGGTCTGAATACTCATTTCTCAATCCCTCGGCAATTCTCGTGGGGAAATCCACTGCAATTGCTTCATGAGCGCATCCTAGAGGTATCTAAGAAGCGGGAGCACCGGAACTCAAATGGTTTGTTGATTGAGATATGTCAGGCTGAGAGATGTGCACGCCAGATGACTGACTTGGTAGATATGGTTCAGTTTCCATTGTCGGAAGAACAGAAAATGGAAGTTGAGCAGGGGGTACAGGAGTTGGCACTGATTTGTAAAGCTTTTAAGGAGGGATTGGACCCGTTGGAGCGCCAAGTGAGCCAAGTTTTCCGTAGTATCATGAATTGCAGAACTGAGGGACTCGAGTTCTGCTCTAAATCAAACAGTTTGGAGTAA
- the LOC109013425 gene encoding uncharacterized protein LOC109013425 produces the protein MERICDLVHELRPALLMVLVQLSFAGVNVFYKLAANDGMSLRIIVAYRFVFATAFIVPLALVFGRKSRPKLTWVVLFQAFLCGLFGGSLAQNLYIESLTLTSATFASAMTNLVPAITFILAVSFGLEKLSLGSVSGKAKVLGTLTGIGGAMLLTFYKGAEINVWCTHVNLLHHGERQTKHLASPRSENRLLGGILAIGSCFSYASWLIIQAKMSETYPCHYSSTALMAVMGTIQAAVFALCTERDWNQWKLGWNIRLLTVSYSGIVASGVMVTLIAWCVHMRGPLFVSIFSPLMLVSVAIMGSLVLDEKLHLGSILGAVMIVCGLYVVLWGKGKEIKKITQLAPASKSYRESHHHELTDINVITSPRDDDVENNSPINIANMKPESLHPNIIKMMGRLCNVIHSSRAGIVMVAVQMVNTGLNILYKLVAEDGSVKLRILIAYRFLFASTFMVPLALISERKNRTKLTWAVLFQSFLCGLFGGVLAQNLYVESLALTSATFASAMTNLVSVITFILGILFGLNRLERLNLERIGGKAKVLGTLVGIGGAMVLTFYKGTEIDIWSTHLDLLRHDQHQSEVRKSQNHILGCILALGSCMSSAMWLIIQAKMSLAYPCHYTSTALTCVMAAIQAVVFALCMARDWNQWKLGWNLMLLTASYSGIVASGIMVTLIAWCVHMKGPLFVSSFNPLQLVSVAIMGSLVLDEKLHLGSILGAALIVCGLYAVLWGKGKEMKEISKLVSSESSQRSDQLIDFIVKSPKDVSISSGSGDIMASTSPDSLSASNARIDGNINSLEKHHEEK, from the exons GAAAAGTAGGCCAAAGCTGACTTGGGTAGTACTCTTCCAAGCATTTCTTTGTGGGCTATTTGG GGGTTCATTAGCTCAAAATTTATACATTGAGAGCCTAACCTTGACATCAGCAACATTTGCTTCAGCCATGACTAACCTAGTTCCAGCCATTACCTTCATCCTGGCCGTCTCCtttgg gtTGGAGAAGCTGAGTCTAGGGTCGGTATCAGGGAAGGCAAAAGTGTTGGGAACATTAACGGGAATAGGTGGGGCGATGCTCCTCACTTTCTATAAAGGAGCAGAGATCAACGTATGGTGTACTCACGTTAACCTTCTGCATCACGGCGAACGTCAAACCAAACACTTGGCATCCCCAAGATCAGAAAATCGCCTTTTGGGTGGTATTTTGGCTATAGGAAGTTGCTTCTCATACGCCTCCTGGTTAATTATTCAG GCAAAAATGAGTGAAACATATCCATGTCACTACTCAAGTACAGCGCTAATGGCTGTGATGGGAACAATCCAAGCTGCTGTTTTTGCTCTATGCACGGAGAGGGATTGGAATCAATGGAAGTTGGGCTGGAACATCAGGCTACTTACAGTGTCTTACTCG GGTATCGTAGCTTCTGGGGTTATGGTAACTTTGATAGCATGGTGCGTGCACATGAGAGGTCCTTTATTCGTCTCCATCTTCAGCCCTCTAATGCTTGTTTCAGTTGCCATCATGGGGTCTTTAGTACTGGACGAAAAGCTGCATCTTGGAAG CATATTAGGAGCCGTGATGATTGTGTGCGGGTTATACGTGGTGCTGTGGGGGAAAGGCAAAGAGATAAAGAAGATAACTCAGCTAGCACCGGCCTCCAAAAGCTACCGAGAATCTCATCACCATGAATTGACCGATATTAATGTAATCACGTCTCCAAGGGATGACGACGTTGAAAATAACAGCCCTATTAATATTGCAAACATGAAACCCGAGAGCCTGCATCCAAACATC attaagatgatgggGCGCTTATGTAATGTAATACACAGTTCGAGGGCCGGGATTGTAATGGTAGCAGTTCAAATGGTAAATACAGGGTTAAATATACTGTATAAACTGGTGGCAGAGGATGGATCAGTGAAACTGAGGATCCTTATTGCCTATCGTTTTTTGTTTGCCTCCACCTTCATGGTTCCTCTTGCTCTCATCTCTGAAAG GAAAAACAGGACAAAGCTGACTTGGGCAGTACTCTTCCAATCTTTTCTTTGTGGGCTATTTGG AGGAGTATTAGCTCAAAATTTATATGTTGAGAGCTTAGCCTTGACATCAGCAACATTTGCTTCAGCCATGACCAACTTAGTTTCGGTCATTACCTTCATTCTGGGTATCTTGTTCGG TTTGAACAGGTTGGAGAGGCTGAATCTGGAGAGAATAGGTGGGAAGGCGAAAGTGTTGGGAACATTAGTGGGAATAGGTGGAGCAATGGTCCTTACTTTCTATAAAGGTACAGAAATTGACATATGGTCTACTCATCTTGACCTCTTGCGTCACGACCAACATCAAAGTGAAGTCCGAAAATCCCAAAATCACATTTTGGGTTGTATTTTGGCTTTAGGAAGTTGTATGTCATCCGCCATGTGGTTAATAATTCAG GCAAAAATGAGCTTGGCATATCCATGTCACTACACAAGCACGGCTCTAACGTGTGTGATGGCAGCAATCCAAGCTGTTGTTTTTGCCCTATGCATGGCGAGGGATTGGAATCAATGGAAGTTGGGCTGGAATCTCATGCTACTTACAGCTTCTTATTcg GGTATCGTAGCTTCCGGGATTATGGTTACTTTGATTGCTTGGTGTGTACACATGAAAGGCCCTTTGTTTGTCTCCAGCTTCAACCCTCTACAGCTTGTTTCAGTTGCCATCATGGGTTCTTTAGTACTGGATGAAAAGTTGCACCTTGGAAG CATACTAGGAGCCGCGTTGATTGTGTGCGGGTTATACGCAGTGCTGTGGGGTAAAGGCAAAGAGATGAAGGAGATTTCTAAACTAGTATCCTCAGAAAGTTCCCAACGGTCTGATCAGTTGATCGATTTTATTGTCAAGTCTCCAAAGGATGTCAGCATAAGCAGCGGCAGCGGCGACATCATGGCCAGTACTAGTCCAGATAGCCTGTCAGCCTCTAATGCCCGTATAGATGGCAACATTAACTCATTGGAAAAGCATCatgaagaaaaatga